The DNA sequence CAGATCGGCCTTCTGCCAGGCTGCCATCGGCACTGGTTATGGTGTTCTCATCCACCATCGGGTTGCATCCGGCCGGAAGCGCCGGCGGCCAGACGCTCATTCAACAGGGCGCCAAACTCATCGGTGTAGCTGTCGATGGTCCAGGCGACCTGGGCCCCACCGACGCGCAGGACCAGTCCGGGTGCCTGCTGCGGATCGGTTTCAAACCGCAGCGCCATGCCGGGCAGCAGATTCTCCATATCCGCCTGCATCTGCGCATGGGCTGCCTCGGGCAGCGTGTCACGAGTGGTGGCCACCGCCTCGGTGCTGTCGCCGGCGGCCTGTGACAGTTCATGGGCAATCGGCTGCAGCCGCGCGCTCACATGACGGACGATGGCAGCTTCCAGCGTTTCGTCAGCCAGGTCGCGCAGCGCTTTGCGGGTCAGCTCCAGCAGGGCTTCTTCCCCGGCCCGGTGCAGTTGGGCGGTGAACTTGTGGCGTTCCCGGTCCAGATACCTGTGCCAGTCCTTCTGCTCCTGCTCGAGCGTGGCGCGGGCGTCTGCCAGCAGCGTATCGCGCTGGCTTTCCGAGGCCCTGAGCGCCTGTTCGACCCTCGCATCCTGGTCCGATAGCAACTGCATTTGCTGTTTCCGGTATTCCGCTTCTGCCGCCTGCGCCTTTTTCTGTGCCTCTCCGGCCTCCGCCATGCGTCGGGTAATTTCGGCCTCGCGGGCGTCGATGCCGTCGAGGATCGGGCGGTAGAGAAAGCGCTTCAGCAGCCAGACCAGCACCAGGAAATTGGCGATCTGCGCGACAACGGTAATCCAGTCGATGGACATGGCCTGCGCCCCGTTTGGCTAATCCGCCCTGGCATCGTGCCAGGTGTGGATGTGGGTACTGGTGTCATGAATCAGAAAGTGCGAAAAAGTCCATCCGCAGTATTTTGTTCTCCTGTTTCTGATGCACGATGCTAGCCGCCTGCCGCAACCTGCATTGCGTCCCAGAAGGGATTGGCGAAGATGAGAATCATGGCCACCACAAAACAGTAAATAGCAGTCGATTCGATCATCGCCAGGCTGACGAACAGGGTTCGGGACAAAGTCGGTGCGGCATCCGGTTGCTGGGCAATCGCCGCAATCGCGGCGGCTGCTGCCCGTCCTTCGCCCAAGGCGGGGCCGATTGAACCGATCGCTATCGTAAGGCCGGCGGTGAAAATGGAAATGGCCGCGATAATCGAGAGATCCGTCATGATTTATCCCCTTTAGGTACTGATGGCTCTGGTTGCTGCGCTGAAGACTCCGGCTCTGCCGTCGCGGATGAAATATAGACGGTCGCCAGAATGGCAAAAATGTAGGCCTGGATCAGGCCGGTCAACAATCCCAGCATATCCATCACCACCGGGAAAAAGAACGGCGCGACCGTCAGCAGGATGGCTGCGATGACTGCACCACTCATGACGTTGCCGTAAAGCCGGATTGCCAGCGAGATACCCCGCGAGAACTCACCGATAATGTTGAAAGGCAGCATCACCATCGAGGGTTCAATAAAAGTTCGAAGGTAGCGCTTCACACCGCTGCTGGCAATGCTGAACAAAGGTACCGCCACCAGCACCGACAGCGCCAGCGCCGCTGTCGTGGACAACGAGGCGGTGGGTGGCGAGAATCCGGGAATTACCAGTAACAGGTTGGATAACGCAATGAACAAAAACAGGGTGCCGGCAAAATACATTACATGCCGCGCCGAATTCCGGGTGATTTCTTCAATCTGGCCCTGAATCGTCTGTACGATCACCTCCAGTGTTGTGCGCCAGCGATCAGGTGGCACATCGGCGCGCAGATTGCGGGTAATCACCCTGGAGATTCCCACCAGCAACGCCATCACAATCCAGGTATTGACGATGGTGGCGTTTACCTTCCAGCTCCCCAGCGTAAACACAATGATCGCATCCGGTGAAAACTGCATTATGCGCCCACTTGTTCGGGCAAGCCGGGTGCCCGGCTTGCGTTGGCCCAGAGCACGGCAGCCAGGCGCACAAGAAAAAACGCCAGTGCGTAGCCGGCCAGCGGCCAAGCGTTGGCTCCAGATGTCGTTACCCAGAAGCTGACGGCCAGCAGCATCGCAATCCGGCATGCCGAGCTGAATATCAGCAAGACTCCGGGGCGGGTGGAGCGCAGGGTCCGCCGCATACCCCAGGCCAGGCCGGCAAAAAACACCAGGCTGACGGGGACTCCGATGGAAAACCCCAGCAACACGGCCCCCCAGTCTATAACCATCACCGCTCGTCTCCCTTGCGCTTTGAGCCCTTGTTTTGCACTTATTTACTCCGCGGCTTATTCGAGCTTTCCTTGTCGACCCAGTTCCAGGCGATCATGCCACCGATCGCTGCGCCACCCAGAATCAAGACAATGGGCCAGGAAAAGTTCTGCGGCGCCACCCGGTTCAGCCACAATCCCAGAAACGCGCCGCCCACTGTTGGCACCGCGATGGCCCAGCCGATCATCCCGAAAGCACCCAATCCCCGCAAGGGACTGAAGCCCGGCTCATTCCGGGCACGCTGCATGCGCTCGGCACGGCGGCGGATGGCGTCAGCCGAGTGATCGTTTTTCGGGTTCATGCCAGTGGCTTCCGCAAGTCACCGAAACGGCGCACGATGCCCGCCTCAAGGCGTGACAGCGCAGATCGGGCTACCCGTTCTTCCTCGTCAATTTCAATAAAGATGGCCCGTATTGTGTCATGCAGGGAATCCAGATTCTCGCCCTGAACACCGCGACGGATTGCAATATCCACCTGATGGCCTTGCTTGACGAGCACACCCTCATCGATGCCGAAAAACTGCTCCCTACCGTCTGTACTGCTCAGGACCAGCACCGACGGTACCAGTGCCGTGACAAAATCGATATGGTTGGGCAGCATGCCAAAAGCGCCATTCGCAGCGACGGCGAACAACCGTTGTGCGGTGCCTTCGAACAGGGTGCGCGTAGGCAGACGCAGCGTTATCTGCATGCTGTCCGCGAGACTCATGAGCTTGGCTCCAGATCTTTCAGAGAGCCGATCATGTAATAGTCGGTTTCGTTATCTTCAAACTGGGTCTGGCTCAGAATCGTTTCGCAGCCATCCAGGGTGTCGGCAATCGCCACCCGCTTGCCGTCGCTGCCGGTAAAGGAGCCGGTGGTAAAAAACGGTTGGGTAAGAAAACGCTCGAGCCGGCGCGCCCGCGCTACCGTGGCACGGTCGGCCGCGGAGAGCTCTTCCATGCCCAGCATCGCGATAATATCCCGCAGATCTTCGTATTCAGCCAGGGTGCGCCGCACCGCCCGGGCAATATCGTAATGGCGCTGGCCGACCACGGCGGGTGTGAGCATGACCGAGCTTGAAGCCAGTGGATCGACGGCCGGGTAGAGCCCCTCACTGGCCCGCTTGCGCGACAGCACCACAGACGCCGAAAGGTGGGAGAAAATATGGGCCGCGGCCGGGTCGGTAAAATCATCGGCGGGCACGTAAACGGCCTGAATCGAGGTAATCGCGCCTTTGCGGGTAGAGGTAATGCGCTCCTGAAGCGAGGCCAGTTCCGTCGCCAGCGTGGGCTGATAGCCCACCCGCGACGGCATGCGTCCCATCAGGCCGGAGACCTCCGAGCCGGCCTGCACGAAGCGGAAAATATTGTCGATCAGCAGCAGCACGTCCTGCTGCAGGTCATCACGGAAATACTCCGCCATGGTAAGCGCTGTCCTGCCCACCAGAAAACGCACACCGGGCGCTTCGTTCATCTGACCGAACAGCATCACGGTCTTGTCCCGCACGCCGGCGTCGCCCATCTCGCGATAGAGCTCTTCCGCTTCGCGGGAGCGCTCGCCGATACCACAGAACAGGCTAACCCCCTGATAATGCTGCACCGTGTTGTTGATCAATTCGGTGATCAGCACCGTTTTGCCCACTCCGGCTCCGCCAAACAGACCAGTTTTGCCGCCACGCTCTATGGGCGACAACAGGTCGATGGCTTTGATACCGGTTTCCAGGATGTCGCTGTGAACCACGCGATCTTCAAGCCTCGGTGGCGCCTGGTGAATGGAGCGCCGGATAGTAGTGGCAGGGGCGGGCTTGCCGTCAATCGGGTGACCAAACACATTCAGCATGCGCCCCAGTACCGCATTACCCACCGGAACCTGAATGGGCGCGCCGGTTGTCTGTACCGGCATGCCGAGTCCGAGCCCACGCACCGGGGCCAGGGCCATGCAGCGAACGGCGCCGTTGTCGAGCAGAGATGCGACTTCCAGGGCCAGGTCGCCGGCATGGACCAGATCCTGGATACGCGGAGATGGTCTCGGGAACAGAACGTCCACCACACCGCCGCGAATGCCGATGATTCGTCCGACGCACGCTGCATCGCTGCCTGGCGCAAGACCCGCATTGTTTGTGGTCGGGTTGCTTGCTTGCAGACCGGCAACGACCTGATCCGACATGTGTCTTGCCTTCCGAGTCATGTGCCAGCACTGTTGAACCGATCATATCAGTGTCTGCGTGATCGGTGCTAACCCAGCCATTTTCCAATGGAACATGGGCCTGAAGCACGGACGTGATTCCAAGGGAAGAATCGCTGCCCGATGCCCTGCAATACCTCGAGCCCGGCATCAGCTTCAACTTCCAGCATCTGCATGACATCGCCATGCAACACAGCGACAATGACGCCGCGCGCCTCCTGAACAAGGCGCGCGCCGAGTTGTTTCGCGTAATCAACAGCGCCCGGGAACCCGCCGCCTGATCGCGCGCTCAATCCGGCTCCTTCAGGCTCATCTCTGGATTGGATAGGACTATCAAGGAGAGCATCATGAGCAGTACCCCCCGTATACAGAACACCGGCTTCGTTTTGAGTGAAGACGATCTGGGGCGTATTCATGCCTACTGGCGGGCGTGCAACTATCTGGCGGCCGGCATGATCTACCTGCAGGACAATCCTCTGCTGCGCCGGCCACTCGAGGTCGATCACATAAAACAGCGACTGCTCGGCCACTGGGGCGCCAGCCCGGGTCTGAGCTTCACCTACGTACACATGAACCGGCTTATCAACAAGTATGAGCTGAATGCAATCTTTCTTGCCGGTCCGGGGCATGGCGCACCGGGGGTGCTGGCGCCGGTTTATCTCGAGGGCTCCTATTCCGAAATTTATCCGGGCAAGGGCGAGAACGAGGAGGGGATGCAGTCGTTCTTCAAGGAGTTTTCATTTCCCGGCGGCATCGGCAGCCATTGCACGCCGGAAACACCGGGTTCGATCAATGAGGGCGGAGAGCTGGGTTACAGTCTGTCGCACGCCTTTGGCGCTGCATTCGATAACCCCGACCTGCTGGTGAGTGTCGTGGTCGGTGACGGCGAGGCCGAGACAGGGCCGCTGGCCGCAGCCTGGCACTCAAACAAGTTTCTCAATCCCAAGCGTGATGGCGCCGTGTTGCCGGTCCTGCATCTGAACGGCTACAAAATCAACAATCCTGCCGTGCTGGCGCGAATTTCCCATGACGAGTTGCACAAGCTGTTCGAAGGCTATGGCTGGACGCCGTACTTTGTCGAGGGCGATGATCCGCTCGTCATGCACCAGTTGATGGCGAGCACCCTTGAACGCTGCGTGCTGGAGATCCGGCGTGTCCAGGAAGAGGCACGCCGCAGTGGCACGGC is a window from the Gammaproteobacteria bacterium genome containing:
- a CDS encoding F0F1 ATP synthase subunit B, which encodes MSIDWITVVAQIANFLVLVWLLKRFLYRPILDGIDAREAEITRRMAEAGEAQKKAQAAEAEYRKQQMQLLSDQDARVEQALRASESQRDTLLADARATLEQEQKDWHRYLDRERHKFTAQLHRAGEEALLELTRKALRDLADETLEAAIVRHVSARLQPIAHELSQAAGDSTEAVATTRDTLPEAAHAQMQADMENLLPGMALRFETDPQQAPGLVLRVGGAQVAWTIDSYTDEFGALLNERLAAGASGRMQPDGG
- a CDS encoding F0F1 ATP synthase subunit C — translated: MTDLSIIAAISIFTAGLTIAIGSIGPALGEGRAAAAAIAAIAQQPDAAPTLSRTLFVSLAMIESTAIYCFVVAMILIFANPFWDAMQVAAGG
- a CDS encoding F0F1 ATP synthase subunit A, which produces MQFSPDAIIVFTLGSWKVNATIVNTWIVMALLVGISRVITRNLRADVPPDRWRTTLEVIVQTIQGQIEEITRNSARHVMYFAGTLFLFIALSNLLLVIPGFSPPTASLSTTAALALSVLVAVPLFSIASSGVKRYLRTFIEPSMVMLPFNIIGEFSRGISLAIRLYGNVMSGAVIAAILLTVAPFFFPVVMDMLGLLTGLIQAYIFAILATVYISSATAEPESSAQQPEPSVPKGDKS
- a CDS encoding ATP synthase subunit AtpR; amino-acid sequence: MVIDWGAVLLGFSIGVPVSLVFFAGLAWGMRRTLRSTRPGVLLIFSSACRIAMLLAVSFWVTTSGANAWPLAGYALAFFLVRLAAVLWANASRAPGLPEQVGA
- a CDS encoding AtpZ/AtpI family protein is translated as MNPKNDHSADAIRRRAERMQRARNEPGFSPLRGLGAFGMIGWAIAVPTVGGAFLGLWLNRVAPQNFSWPIVLILGGAAIGGMIAWNWVDKESSNKPRSK
- a CDS encoding ATPase, whose protein sequence is MSLADSMQITLRLPTRTLFEGTAQRLFAVAANGAFGMLPNHIDFVTALVPSVLVLSSTDGREQFFGIDEGVLVKQGHQVDIAIRRGVQGENLDSLHDTIRAIFIEIDEEERVARSALSRLEAGIVRRFGDLRKPLA
- a CDS encoding F0F1 ATP synthase subunit beta — protein: MSDQVVAGLQASNPTTNNAGLAPGSDAACVGRIIGIRGGVVDVLFPRPSPRIQDLVHAGDLALEVASLLDNGAVRCMALAPVRGLGLGMPVQTTGAPIQVPVGNAVLGRMLNVFGHPIDGKPAPATTIRRSIHQAPPRLEDRVVHSDILETGIKAIDLLSPIERGGKTGLFGGAGVGKTVLITELINNTVQHYQGVSLFCGIGERSREAEELYREMGDAGVRDKTVMLFGQMNEAPGVRFLVGRTALTMAEYFRDDLQQDVLLLIDNIFRFVQAGSEVSGLMGRMPSRVGYQPTLATELASLQERITSTRKGAITSIQAVYVPADDFTDPAAAHIFSHLSASVVLSRKRASEGLYPAVDPLASSSVMLTPAVVGQRHYDIARAVRRTLAEYEDLRDIIAMLGMEELSAADRATVARARRLERFLTQPFFTTGSFTGSDGKRVAIADTLDGCETILSQTQFEDNETDYYMIGSLKDLEPSS